One window of the Gambusia affinis linkage group LG01, SWU_Gaff_1.0, whole genome shotgun sequence genome contains the following:
- the dnajc5aa gene encoding dnaJ (Hsp40) homolog, subfamily C, member 5aa, producing MAEQQRQRSLSTAGESLYHVLGVDKVATSDDIKRSYRKLALKFHPDKNPDNPEAVEKFKEINNAHAILNDPTKRNIYDKYGSLGLYVAEQFGEENVNTYFVLSSWWAKALFVFCGLATGCYFCCCLCCCCNCCCGRCKPRPREGQEQDFYVSPEDLEAQLQSDEREAAGEPIVLQPSATETTQLTSDGQYSYHTDTGFN from the exons ATGGCTGAGCAGCAGAGGCAGCGCTCTCTGTCCACCGCCGGGGAGTCTCTCTACCACGTCCTGGGGGTCGACAAGGTGGCCACATCGGACGACATCAAGAGGTCCTACAG GAAACTGGCGCTAAAGTTCCACCCTGACAAGAACCCAGACAATCCGGAGGCAGTGGAAAAATTCAAAGAGATAAACAACGCCCATGCCATCCTGAATGACCCCACGAAGCGTAACATTTACGATAAATACGGCTCTCTGGGACTGTATGTGGCTGAGCAGTTTGGGGAGGAGAATGTTAACACTTACTTTGTCCTTTCAAGCTGGTGGGCAAAG GCTCTGTTTGTATTCTGTGGCCTGGCCACTGGATGCTACTTCTGCTGCtgcctgtgctgctgctgtaacTGCTGCTGTGGACGATGTAAACCTCGGCCTCGGGAGGGCCAGGAGCAGGACTTCTACGTGTCCCCCGAGGACCTGGAGGCTCAGCTGCAGTCTGATGAGAGAG AGGCTGCTGGGGAGCCCATAGTGCTGCAGCCGTCGGCAACAGAGACGACTCAGCTAACGTCAGATGGGCAGTACTCCTACCACACCGACACCGGCTTCAACTAA
- the LOC122833241 gene encoding tumor protein D54-like encodes MSRQVFNGTSSSLNFSTRITGNGCSHTNLREDDWDTLRFELTKTEDEIQTLRQVLLAKEKYAADIRRQLGMSPLSNVKQNLAKGWQEVQTSAPYLTASATLEDIGNSSVYVRTRDGLSQAGQVTSAALSNVGVAITRRLVQMRALPLPSPPRTLSHTISVPSMRHSSTFKSIEELVGSVKDKVTGGVSNSEEASGFEIRSSRNQT; translated from the exons ATGAGCCGACAAG TTTTTAACGGGACGTCTTCATCGCTGAACTTCTCCACAAGAATTACAGGCAATGGATGTTCACACACAAATCTAAGAGAGGATGACTGGGACACTCTGCGTTTTGAGCTTACAAAG ACGGAGGATGAGATTCAGACGTTGAGGCAAGTCCTTTTGGCAAAAGAGAAGTATGCAGCAGACATCAGGAGGCAGCTGGGGATGAGTCCGCTCAGCAACGTGAAGCAGAATCTCGCCAAAGGTTGGCAGGAAGTCCAGACCTCAGCTCC ATATCTCACAGCCTCTGCCACTCTGGAGGACATCGGCAACTCCAGCGT ATACGTGAGGACACGAGACGGTCTGTCTCAAGCCGGCCAGgtgacatctgctgctctgtCCAACGTGGGCGTGGCCATCACCAGGAGGCTGGTGCAGATGAG AGCTTTGCCTCTTCCAAGCCCACCACG GACCCTGAGTCACACCATTAGTGTGCCATCTATGAG gcatTCATCCACGTTCAAGTCTATTGAAGAACTGGTTGGCAGTGTGAAG gATAAAGTGACTGGAGGCGTGTCGAACAGTGAAGAGGCGTCTGGATTTGAAATAAGATCCTCACGCAACCAAACCTGA
- the LOC122835864 gene encoding glucose-induced degradation protein 8-B homolog yields MMSYAEKPEDITKEEWMDKLNNVHIQRADMNRLIMNYLVTEGFKEAAEKFRMESGIEPSVDLDSLDERIKIREMILKGQIQEAIALINSLHPELLDTNRYLYFHLQQQHLIELIRLRETESALEFAQTQLAEQGEESRECLTEMERTLALLAFDNPEESPFGDLLNMMQRQKVWSEVNQAVLDYENRESTPKLAKLLKLLLWAQNELDQKKVKYPKMTDLSTGVIEDPK; encoded by the exons ATGATGAGTTATGCTGAAAAGCCAGAGGACATAACAAAAGAGGAGTGGATGGACAAATTAAACAATGTTCACATTCAGAGGGCGGACATGAATAGGCTCATCATGAATTACTTGGTGACAG AGGGCTTCAAAGAGGCAGCAGAAAAGTTTCGGATGGAGTCAGGAATTGAGCCCAGTGTGGATTTGGATTCTTTGGATGAAAGAATTAAGATTAGAGAGATGATCCTGAAGGGACAGATCCAAGAAGCTATCGCGCTCATCAACAGCCTACACCCAGAGCTACTGGACACAAACCGATACTTGTATTTCCATCTGCAG CAGCAACATTTGATTGAGCTAATCAGGCTAAGAGAGACTGAGTCGGCCCTGGAGTTTGCTCAGACGCAGCTTGCAGAACAGGGGGAAGAGAGCCGAGAGTGTCTGACGGAGATGGAGCGAACGCTCGCCCTCCTGGCCTTCGACAACCCCGAGGAGTCGCCCTTCGGAGACCTGCTCAACATGATGCAGCGGCAAAAG GTGTGGAGTGAGGTGAACCAAGCCGTGCTGGACTATGAAAACAGGGAGTCGACCCCTAAACTGGCTAAACTCCTGAAGTTACTGCTGTGGGCTCAAAACGAGTTGGACCAGAAGAAGGTTAAATATCCTAAAATGACGGACCTCAGCACCGGCGTCATTGAGGACCCCAAGTga
- the ppdpfa gene encoding pancreatic progenitor cell differentiation and proliferation factor A, which yields MASIPSSGSLVATHDYYRRRLGSNSSSSSCGSAEYTGEVIPHHPALPRQDSGHWWTSFFFVKQNQLALQNGSENQKNGYTLANGQVTCIAKEMVRTRQLSESSDGGKHEPMSLPPTSS from the exons ATGGCATCAATTCCATCAAGTGGTTCTCTCGTCGCCACACATGACTACTATAGAA GACGTCTCGGGTccaactccagcagcagctcttgtGGGAGCGCCGAGTACACTGGGGAGGTTATTCCACACCATCCAG CACTTCCGAGGCAAGACTCCGGTCACTGGTGGACTTCGTTCTTCTTCGTAAAGCAGAACCAGCTCGCTTTGCAAAATGGATCTGAAAATCAAAA GAACGGTTACACCTTAGCCAACGGACAGGTGACCTGCATCGCCAAGGAAATGGTTCGGACCAGACAACTCAGCGAAAGCAGCGACGGTGGAAAACATGAACCTATGTCCCTCCCACCAACTTCCTCCTAG